The window GTGAGGTTGTGTCCCATGAatgatttaagatgaaaagtATACGGACCttatgcatattgtatgttcatttaTATTAGGATACTTCCTCTTTTGTGATGAGTATGGACACGTACACTAgatgaggatgatgatgatcatgtcTTGCATGATATTTGAGGGTTTTCTGTACCTCCGGATGTCCAGCTATCGTCAACTAGCCCGACCATGCAAGCCTAGGGGGCGAGACCGCTTGGTGGTCTCATGCTCGCACGTGTGAATCGTGTGTAGGAAAGTACTATACATCCTACGTGATTGCAGGCTACCTCTAcgatgatttttaaaaaataaatcccTAATCATGATTGCACGTGTCGACATTCCCTGACCCCAATAATGGGTCACTgtgtatttcttaaaatattcaaggtaTGTGCTGCTTctatatttcaggtaaagacaagacACTCCTATACGgttgacgacgacatcacGATTAAGGACCATGACACATACATAGGGTGGTTGCATTTAATTTCGTAGAttttaggttagtatagggtattgctatttttatatttacttatgtttattttaatatttcgtttgtattgttttaaacattttcttaaacatgtaagtccatgacattattttataaagttgttttaaatgaatatttccgCACAAGAAGTTACGTCATGCATATGATAGCGATTTTAGGTTACTAGAAAAGTAAGGTCGTTACTGATAGTAGAGAGACTATGAAAGGGTTGTTGATTAACCTTTAATAATGAACGATCTAAGTAGATAGGGATCACATTGGTTGTGAGACAAGAGCCATAGTTGTACTAGGGTTAGACGATGGTGGAGGTCGGGCCTCACCTTATCATTATTTCGAATGACgagtttttataaatttattattatagattaagctaaattaaaatgattaaaaaaattaacgaagataattttattaatgagaaaaagtAGTTTATCTTTTGgttttaaagataaataaataaataaatggaaaaagaaaaaagtaatcTCTGCGGGTGAGTCACCCACATTACGGAGGACACGTGCCGTTGCCTCTCTCGAGCCTGTCACGAAGATTACGGGTAGCACCCACTCCTAAACCTCCCCCATAGAATTTCTCGAcgccattttttaaaatgaaattaaattatattccaCCTGGACCAATCACAAGCCTCCacgtcaaatattctcataTTTCGAGAATAAAAGAGGAGCCTTAAATTGAATGGCTTTGGGAATGAGATTAAATTACTATTATCTCCTTTTTTCCCGGCAACTAATGGGAACATTGGTTTTCGGGGACACCCATGTTTCCcacactttatttatttatttaaaattaataatttcatattatattGATGTCTAGGTCTTTGGATTTCATTTGATCCTAGGgtagttttacttttatttatacatTAATTCCTTCATTCTCTCTTGGAATGTctcgaccaaaaaaaaaatggttatgaTTCACAAGTGGGTGAGTTTTGTTCGGGGGACAATTTTGTAATTGACCATATAAATGTGTGTGTTTCGGTAAGATCATAGTAAACGAGAGATGTATGAATGAATTGATACCATATTCGAATAAGAGCTATTGTGAGGATAAGATTGTTAAGAAATGATTAATGAATTGAtagtttgtgagatcccacattgattggagagatgATCGAGTGAtagcaagaacgctgggcctgaaagtgggtggattgtgagatctcacattagaggaacgagtgccaacgaggacgctagaccttgaaggtgggtggattgtgagatcccacatcgattgctgagaggaacgagtgccatcgaggacgctaggccctaaaggtgggtggattgtgagatctcacatcgattgctGGGAGGAGCGAgtaccaacgaggacactaggccctgaaggtgggtggattgtgagatcccacatcgattgctGAGAGGAACGATTGCCAACGAGAATGCTGGACCCTGAagatgggtggattgtgaaatctcacatcgattggagagaggaacgagtgccaacaagaacgctgggcctAAAGatgggtggattatgagatcccacatcgattgctGAGAggacgagtgccaacgaggacgctaggccctaaaggtgggtggattgtgagatcccacaattGCTGagaagaacgagtgccaacgagaacgctgggccctgaagataggtggattgtgagatcccacatcgattgttgagaggaacgagtgccaacgaaggtgggtggattgtgagatcccacatcgattgctgagaggaatgagtgccaacgaggacgctaggccctgaaggagggtagattgtgagatcccacatcgaatgctgagaggaacgagtgtcaacgagaacgctgggccctgaagatgggtggattgtgagatcccacatcgattggagagaggaacgagtgccagcaagaacgttgGGCCTGAAGatgagtggattgtgagatctcacatcgattgctgagaagaacgagtgtcaacgaggatgctgggtcctGAAGGTGGGTGGATTAATAGTTATCATCtatattaacaaaattcaCCTTCTTTTTTGATGGgtcaatcataggaacttcaaaattaagtgTGCTTAACTTAGAACGATTCTATGTCAGGTAACCTCTAAAGAATTTTTCTAGGAAGTATCTGGGCGAGGACAAAACATTCTAAAATAACCCGTGTTAGTTTGTGggaatagtcttcactcttacaAGCAATTCGAGATAAGTACATAACTTGGTTATGTTGCAAAAGAATGATCAAGCCAACGACTATCAATCCACATTCTAAATATTTGTAACACTCCAAACCCATCgtcagcagatattgttctctttaggctttctctctcgagattcccctcaaagtttttaaaacacatctgctagagagagctttccacacccttataaaaaaatgcttcgttctcctctccaaccgatgtgagatctcacaatacaccccctttcagggtccagcgttctcgctatCACCCGTTCCTCTCTCCCCATCGATACGGAATTTCACAATATTGATTTAAATCTTAGGCATGACGTGTTACAGTATAAACTTAGCTagttaaaacatataattaatatcatcAACTATCAAATTCAGATCCCGAATTTCAGAATCTTCAGTATGAAGCGttgtatatgatattataaacaatataatttacaaaattaggAGGCATGATGGGATGGTGTGTGAGAGATGCCCATCAAAtccctaattaattaattaattaattaaccaaaaaaaaaaacattataataaaatgaagtgaAGGTGGGAAGATAAGAGACACATCATTACCGtacgtttttattttttaaaattaaaaaataaaaatattctttaaaaataaaaataaaaataaaatccttaATTCTTTCAAGCACTTACTCCAACAACATCAACGAGATCTCCAACATAACGTTAATGACTTCTGAGAGAAGCATCATGACTTCCATCATCTTCCCGAGTCATAGAGGCTCGACTCTTAGTTTAGGTCATGACTCTGACactatgttagatgaacacaactctccacaatggtatgatattgttcactctgagcataaactcttatGACTTTGCTTTAAACTTCTCCAAAACGACTCGTACTCATGATCaatccctaaattagccgacgtgaaACTTTCATCACGGTTGTTCgtaggttgagttgggttataGTAATACATTCTTCAGGCTAAGCCGTAAATATTTTGtactctttgagctttttaTGTGGTCCCACccagtttttaaaacacatttactcaaaataattaaaacaaaaataaaatatacgtatataattatattgtaaataaaaaaatattttgggtCATCTGACAGACTCAATCCGTCCGACCCAACTTAACtaaaccataaaatttttgggttgaattagTCGGTGTTGTTGaatcatttattaatttttttttatttttaataaaaataaaaaattaattaatttatattttgaaaagataccttccaattaaaatatataataaaaaataattataaaattaatatatatgtgGTAAAAATCATGTATTATGcaattttttaacaattataataaaataatttaacgaATCAAATAATATACAATATTCAAAATCCTcaccatattttaaaatattattaacacaaaaatttaaaataattttaataaataaaaaatatatattaaattaacgTTTTGTAGCACGTCATcgagaaaacaataatattatattctcaaATTTATGTTACATTTATACGGACAacaataatattcaatttatGGGTcgaaaaataattcaataatcaCTCGTGTTTCAAATGATATATcgtaaaaggaaaaaaatgacGACTTCGACCTTAATTGACATTGAATACGTACACGGACTATTTCTAAACTGTCATATTTCTAGATGTCATAGTAGGATTTGATGACGGTTTAAAACACACCAACAATACGATAGCTACaatctcaaatttgaattGACATCGAGTCGAACCATAGTAACTATATGATGACGGTTAGCTATCATGTCATATTCAAACGATGTTAGCTGCTCACTGAGATTGTATGTTGAGGACGACTGTTTTAGTCATTTCACAACtgttatttcaaaattgacGTTGTTTTATAGTTCAACGtgcaataaatttattagcaTAATTGGAACCCTAACAGTACCTCTAGTACGATTCGTACAAATATTTCAGTGGAAACAGCACAATTCACGAATACAATTCTCTCGTAATCAAATTAACCTGACTCGGGTATGAAAGTTATCAATCTCTATTCAACTATACAACTATCGTAAGCATACTTACGAGCTACCCGAGTTTCGAAATATCTACACAAGTACCACCACTTAGTTACTTAGGTATAGTTTGACACATATTCCACTGATTTTAACTCGTAGCTCGTCCAGTTGTTCTTGTGTGCATaatgatttttaatattaaactacacgaaaacaaataataaataatatggtTAGAATTATGCATGAAAAAGTACAATAAATATGTAAGAATAGTCCGAACGTCGTGTTATTAATAAAGGATTTTAAATTAGGTCAAAATTTGGGATCTCGTGAACTTCGTCACACAATAACCATATTTCACGTTACCTTCTTGGCAAGAAAACTACAAACGATAATCTGAAAGCAAAGTCGGTACGAGCGTTGAAAcgaaaacaacaacaaaacgACGATGTTTTACAGGGTTTTTGATGACGATTGCTTACGACATCGTTTTACGCTAACGTATAATGACAGTTAAGGGCAATCAGACCTGCATCGTTAAGCGTTCTACGTATCGTATCGAAATGAATAATGTTCGTggtgttttaaattttgtcagtgggtaattttagaaattattgaaaagtTTGGGAAGGaatttatgaagaaaatatttgtatgGGTCATTTAATGGAATGGACACCATTATTAGAACATAGCCATGAACACCAACTTTTTTGGTAAACTTTTTGCatcacaataataaatatgagaaaattacccattttcatttaatgcttttgtcaatttatatatattataatttagtccTTCAACTATTTCTTAATTGCACTTACGTTATCGTTATGTTTCAAAAAAACGTTGTAATAAGTCCCGGGATCTTTGACGTACAGTacttttgtgagatctcatatctgttggagagaaaaacgaagcattctttataaaggtgtagaaacatTTACCTactagatgtgttttaaaatcgtgaggctgatgacaatacgtaacgggccaaagtggacaacagAAGAAAGACGAAGATACATTTTTAGGTACTTCGTTTCTACTTTCTTACGGTTATGGGGTCTCTTCTTTTAACGTACTTACTGTGTTGTTTACTAAATATACGACGAGTTAATGTTGGGTTTGTTTAAGTATTTGGTAGCGGTAGTGTACGTTATATAAACAAAGTACGTATGAATCTATCTGAGACGTTATTAATGTTATgtaactttgaaaattttgaagtacgAATAGGGTGAGGATCGAACtcataatttaacctaaaaatttaatgtagaGTTGAATCATTAATTGAATGTTGACTTAACATTATCATAGGATGAATTTAAGATGAATTATTGATTCGTGATTGACAGttagataaattaataaacacgTTAAGGACGTTTACAATTAGTGACTAAATAgataaaaacttcaaaattaataaatgttctttaaaaaaataagattcaaCAATGGGAACGGTATAAATCAGACAATTATATGGATtatgtgacactcgagtaTATGACGGGTACATGCAGAATGTAAGTGAAGACAAACCATGTTGGAATTGAGCAATTTTATGTGTTGGGTGTCCTCAGATATTCCTAAGATGCATGTGATTGAGGAcaaaaagacaaaacatgctggaaTAGAGCAATTTTATGTGTTGGGTGACGTCAGATTTTCctaagatgcatgtgagtgaggacaaaacgacaaaacatgctggaacggagcaattttatgttgggcTACCTTAGATAAAACATACTGAGATGACTTGTTTTGGTCTGTGGGAATAGTTTACACTCCTAAGAAGTGAGGAGTAGGTAGCATGACCGTCTTGGAATGACTTGATAAAACATACTGCAATGACTTGTTTTGGTTTATGGGGATGGTCTACATTCTTAAGAAGCGAGGAGTAGATAGCATGACCATGTTGTACGGGGTTTGTGGGGGATAGTAGTCTATACTCCTAAGAAGTGAGAAGTAGATAGCGTGATCATGACGTAACGGAATGACAAGGACAATCAGGTACCACATCTAGATTCTAAATCCTCGACATGAATAGTTACCACACTCTTACGAAGCAAGGAGTAGATAACGTGACTATATCGTAAGAGAATGACATGACCATTAAGTCCCAAATCCAGGTAACGTGACCGTAAGGGAATGATAGGACCATCAGGTGCAACGTTCGGATTCGAAAtccaaatagttaaaaaaaaaaaggagcaAGAACGAAAATTGAAAGTGTCTACAAAATCAGAAACGCGAGGACGCCATCCCAATTGCAGTGCCTGCCCTTCCGCTCAAGGGCCACTTTGAACTCCGagctcctcctccttctccctTCAGTTCCTTTCCTTATAAATCCTCTGCACTCTCAAACTTCCTCACTCAACAAACATCACCCAGAGAAAGCTTAGCAGCAggtatatacatatacatatacatatacacacacatatatatatatatatgctcaTACATGTCTATGTATATCATTCATTCTTGTATTCTGTGTTCATGTCTATATCTGCCATGGCTTGCCGCTCAAACAAGATCAAAATCGAATATGTGGGTAATATATACACATAAACAATGTTTAGAATTCAAGCACTGGAATTAATGTATTGTGTATCATTTAATGAGCAGAGAGAGCGAAATAAATGAAGATATCTGAAAGGGTTTCTGGGTTTTGCTTTATAAATGGTCAGATTTAAACGTTTAATCAGTGTTTTTGTTATCTGGGTGTTCTTATTTGCAGAAATAATTGATGGGTTTTGATTTTCAGAGAGGGAAAATGGttgaagggtgaagaagaagaagaagaagaagaagaagaagaagaagaaaaaggttaAACGATAGAGCTGTTCCTGACTTGGAATGTGATATATCGAAGCGGAGAAAAAGGCCTTTTTATCGCTACAGAGACAAAGTACTGTCTGAGttatcatcatcaatatgtATAGGACAGTAACCCCGCCTGCACTCCATTCAATCTCCTTTTGAACGAAacccaccatttttttttttttttttttttttttttNGTTGTTGTGTTGTTGTGTTGTTGTGTTGTGTATAATTAGTGTTTGTTTCAGAAAGGAATGAAAGTGGtatggaggtggtggagaTTCAAGAACAACCCTGTAGGTTTTCACGAATTGGAAATCGTGGAAATGAATCCAACAAATTAGGGCAAAAGGGGATTGTTCACTCCCCagaggatgaagaaatcaaagaattcTCCAAACGGGTTGCTGTGGTTGCTTCTGCTTCTGTTTCTGCTACCGCCGGTGGAGTTGAACCAGGTGGCTGCGGCGGtaatggtggtggtggtggtgttAATCGGCTTCGTGGTTGGCACCACTCGTCGAGGATTATTAGGGTTGCGCGAGCTTCTGGCGGCAAAGATCGACACAGTAAGGTTTGGACATCGAAAGGGCTTCGAGATCGACGAGTTCGTCTCTCCGTTCCTACAGCGATTCAATTCTACGATCTTCAAGATCGGCTTGGTTTCGAGCAGCCGAGTAAAGCAGTGGAGTGGTTGATCGAAGCAGCTGCCGACGCCATCGCTGAGCTTCCGTCTCTCCATGGCGCTTTTAGCGATGAGAAAATGGGTAGCGATGGAACCGACCAAGGGTTTGATTCACCGGAAATGGAGCTCGACGGCGACACCAAAAAACATCAACAGAATCAGCGGCGGATGCTTTCATTAGCGAGGTCTGCGTGTAGTAGCACCTCAGAGACGAGCAAGGGTTCGGGATTATCCCTCTCCCGCTCTGAAATATTAGTGAATCGAGCCAAAGCGCGCGACAGAGCGAGGGAAAGAACTgcgaaagagaaggaaaaagagcAAGAATCCATTCCCAACAACCAATCTTTCACTGAGCTTCTAACAGGCGGCGGCGCCACCACCAATCGTACCAGTTCGGCACCGGAAAACACCGCCGTGGAGCCGAATTTGTTCGACAAAGCAACGGCGATGGATTACTTGACCTCATCTGGGATTATCGGCCAAGAACCATCGTCGTCTTCATCTTCACGGCCTGGCCATAATCAATCTGCGGGATTTTCAGGACAAATCTTCTTGGGAAATCCACACCAATTGCCAATGTCGGTTCCGCAATTCAATGTCTCGGCCGGTGAAAATACCCAACAAGATCGGCTTCAACATTTCTCATTTGTCCCGGATAATTTGAACGATTATAATCTCAACTTCACCATCTCCGCCGGCCTTGCTGGTTGCAATAGGGGGACCCTTCAGTCCAATATCTCACCGTCTCTTTTACCTTACCTCCAGAGGTTTCCTCACGACGGATCCAACCTACCCTTCTTCATCGGAGCTCCGTCGCCGGCGACTACTCCAGTACAGTTGGAAAATCATCAGCACTTGTTTGATGGTAGCTGGCAACTCTGTTACGCTGATGGAACCCATCACTCTGATCAAAAGGGTAAAGGAAAGAACTGATTTCCAGGTAtttcaaaaacccatttcaaattcTTATAATCAATCTTGGTCTATAATCCTGTTCTTCCTGTTCTTATTACTGTAATTCTTCACATTTTGAATCAAtgagctgctgctgctgctgctgttgtgTTGTGTTTCTGTCTGATTTGTTTATGATACTCACAAGAACATGAAATTATTGGAAACATCACATGCTTTTATGggtttcatatattttaatgctTTCCTGCATAGATTAGTGTGAGGGTTAATGTCCCCCACTGGGCACTCCCCAGCGTGTTGTCCTCTTGGTTTCCCTTCTCTCTAGC is drawn from Cucurbita pepo subsp. pepo cultivar mu-cu-16 chromosome LG09, ASM280686v2, whole genome shotgun sequence and contains these coding sequences:
- the LOC111801407 gene encoding transcription factor TCP2-like, with protein sequence MEVVEIQEQPCRFSRIGNRGNESNKLGQKGIVHSPEDEEIKEFSKRVAVVASASVSATAGGVEPGGCGGNGGGGGVNRLRGWHHSSRIIRVARASGGKDRHSKVWTSKGLRDRRVRLSVPTAIQFYDLQDRLGFEQPSKAVEWLIEAAADAIAELPSLHGAFSDEKMGSDGTDQGFDSPEMELDGDTKKHQQNQRRMLSLARSACSSTSETSKGSGLSLSRSEILVNRAKARDRARERTAKEKEKEQESIPNNQSFTELLTGGGATTNRTSSAPENTAVEPNLFDKATAMDYLTSSGIIGQEPSSSSSSRPGHNQSAGFSGQIFLGNPHQLPMSVPQFNVSAGENTQQDRLQHFSFVPDNLNDYNLNFTISAGLAGCNRGTLQSNISPSLLPYLQRFPHDGSNLPFFIGAPSPATTPVQLENHQHLFDGSWQLCYADGTHHSDQKGKGKN